In Tolypothrix sp. PCC 7712, a genomic segment contains:
- a CDS encoding RNaseH domain-containing protein — protein MGSIFSDDFEFNEDFSELEEDDVTETNSLSESLYIPLGKPKSVKRFPLAFTIPDDLPTVFVEGYTLAWTKVALGNLAAIQKGNRTDGQKNIKNLPYASLRGLLEVGLKNLARLESNLGLSTFALNTKSTSEPEPFAYLVDDSLGAIKKSLQTILDNWITNFLRPYAKREQIPEEILDRLEELGEDEEIFQIIPFKYQALPWPWSEQTGTTNPDTRKSKYLYRVLADRVARQIAGKEIFRGLGPMKRIISSGGGLTSGVAELITKPISITGKPEKGTFSLVVRLEVITYPSLHQPLLKIDVSKRRWISQLKSPEFDRNDISGFVFSLDYPDRAFSYRVVCKKDDNKNWQWTTDKDFEALRRELRLKAQTFGGQDIALGKANDNNNTVVLTYRNGLQDGAKEYGIKAGVPETDKLEAFEAIANILEPIGLQKFEGYSQVKSSHNSDDTASRMINPPTLLGASLEALETNYNLEFTPKYLEQFDDNQLNSLLRKHFDIALEEIHQGRKALQFSTSKSKDQTDELVSLIRANQEALRRLYPNERLLLIIFYENELQTEMKLLEAIIRVLWGETIEFLVTRLPANTHGPRVALPGKELKAKERSECRREAWQPIVEQLAVREQRTFCLIMAREFYPDPKGQNNPKHDDRVNKPSTRQALAAMAGSCVQFVLPIEKTQATKLFKLEDFFHRVQAALKDLLSAHSGRIDGVQEKVDKYLKDIPREARPKEILAITIVRKQRGRVRGPIKDTFLAVAMRLKVDTGKCELCCAYDKGNTLAISPWSSFSDAIAFIAQLSPVKLGDKNEVRKTRFMEFVKQIISNSVEEGAQPLVMIDSSNCVQLWPWLADIRINANEINFEQMYQWMEQEWQGARIVRIRQDLAPGIIDKKERLLAETSLEDTRSKEELKKLPSILKLPSASDARGLFRLTATNQTGCVAYLSVGRKTLHQYTRGQSCYCPTQINTPVTLKKDDGSREKVLNQAGLEVHQVSEKPPFLDQWPTPNPLEIVVTLRQPQDDPDCIASLVESLRYSFGHYSEWTVLPAPLFFERVVRDYISEFAIEDEDTEVEVES, from the coding sequence ATGGGTAGCATTTTTTCTGATGACTTTGAGTTTAATGAAGATTTCTCCGAACTTGAAGAAGACGATGTAACTGAAACAAATTCACTTTCGGAATCCTTATATATTCCACTAGGGAAGCCTAAAAGTGTCAAACGTTTCCCTCTAGCCTTTACGATACCAGACGATTTGCCAACCGTATTTGTAGAGGGCTATACGCTTGCATGGACAAAGGTTGCTCTAGGCAATTTAGCCGCGATTCAAAAAGGAAATCGCACTGATGGACAGAAAAATATTAAAAATCTCCCCTATGCTTCACTACGGGGACTTCTGGAAGTAGGACTCAAAAATTTAGCACGACTGGAGTCGAATTTAGGTCTTAGCACCTTTGCTTTAAATACTAAAAGTACAAGCGAACCAGAACCTTTTGCTTATCTAGTTGATGACAGTTTAGGAGCAATTAAAAAGTCTCTTCAAACAATACTCGACAACTGGATTACTAACTTTCTTCGACCTTATGCTAAACGAGAACAAATACCAGAAGAAATTCTTGACAGACTAGAAGAATTGGGAGAAGATGAAGAAATTTTTCAAATTATACCCTTTAAATACCAAGCCTTACCTTGGCCTTGGTCGGAGCAAACAGGTACAACTAATCCCGATACCAGAAAAAGTAAATATTTGTATCGGGTTCTAGCTGATCGCGTAGCTCGCCAAATAGCTGGTAAGGAGATTTTTCGCGGTCTAGGCCCAATGAAGCGGATTATATCCAGTGGTGGCGGACTCACTTCCGGCGTTGCAGAACTTATTACTAAGCCAATCAGCATCACTGGCAAACCAGAAAAAGGTACATTCAGTCTGGTGGTACGCCTAGAAGTAATAACATATCCTTCCCTTCATCAGCCTTTGCTGAAGATAGATGTTTCTAAGCGGCGCTGGATAAGTCAGTTAAAATCCCCTGAGTTTGACCGCAATGATATTAGTGGCTTTGTCTTTTCTCTAGACTATCCCGACCGCGCTTTTAGTTACCGAGTAGTTTGCAAAAAGGATGATAATAAAAACTGGCAGTGGACGACAGATAAGGATTTTGAAGCTTTGCGTCGTGAACTGAGACTAAAAGCGCAGACTTTTGGTGGGCAAGATATTGCACTGGGTAAAGCCAACGATAACAACAACACAGTAGTGCTGACTTACCGCAACGGGCTTCAGGACGGTGCAAAAGAATATGGAATTAAGGCAGGTGTACCTGAGACTGATAAGTTAGAAGCATTTGAGGCAATTGCAAACATTCTTGAACCAATTGGACTTCAAAAATTTGAGGGTTACTCGCAGGTGAAATCCAGCCACAATTCGGACGATACAGCATCACGTATGATTAATCCTCCCACACTGCTTGGTGCAAGTCTTGAAGCGCTTGAAACAAACTATAACCTGGAGTTTACCCCAAAATACCTTGAACAATTTGACGATAATCAGTTAAACAGCTTGTTACGCAAACACTTTGACATTGCTTTGGAAGAGATTCATCAGGGAAGAAAAGCTCTCCAATTTAGTACCTCCAAATCGAAAGACCAGACAGATGAACTTGTATCACTTATTCGGGCAAACCAAGAGGCTTTGCGGCGACTTTACCCAAATGAACGGTTGTTACTCATCATCTTCTATGAAAACGAGTTGCAAACAGAGATGAAATTGCTAGAGGCAATTATTCGTGTTCTGTGGGGAGAAACAATAGAATTTCTAGTCACTCGTCTACCAGCAAACACTCATGGCCCCAGAGTTGCATTACCAGGCAAAGAATTAAAAGCCAAGGAGCGTTCGGAATGCCGACGTGAGGCGTGGCAGCCTATTGTAGAGCAACTTGCTGTGCGCGAACAGCGAACTTTTTGCTTGATAATGGCGCGAGAATTTTACCCAGACCCCAAAGGACAGAACAATCCAAAACATGATGATAGGGTGAATAAACCTTCAACTCGCCAAGCTTTGGCTGCAATGGCTGGTTCTTGCGTACAGTTTGTTTTACCAATAGAGAAGACTCAAGCAACAAAACTTTTTAAATTAGAAGATTTCTTCCATCGAGTACAAGCGGCTCTGAAAGATTTGCTGTCTGCCCATTCTGGCCGCATTGATGGCGTACAAGAGAAGGTTGACAAGTATTTGAAAGATATTCCAAGAGAAGCCAGACCAAAAGAAATTTTGGCGATTACAATTGTCCGTAAACAGAGAGGTCGTGTTCGCGGCCCAATCAAAGATACATTTTTAGCAGTGGCAATGCGCCTTAAGGTAGATACAGGCAAGTGTGAACTTTGTTGTGCTTACGACAAAGGAAATACTTTAGCAATCAGCCCCTGGAGCAGTTTTTCTGATGCGATCGCCTTCATTGCTCAACTGTCTCCAGTAAAACTGGGTGATAAAAATGAAGTGCGTAAGACTCGATTCATGGAATTTGTGAAACAGATTATTTCTAATTCTGTGGAAGAAGGGGCACAGCCACTAGTAATGATTGATTCTTCTAACTGTGTCCAACTGTGGCCTTGGCTTGCAGATATCAGAATTAATGCAAATGAAATTAATTTTGAGCAAATGTATCAATGGATGGAGCAAGAGTGGCAGGGCGCACGCATAGTTCGGATTCGTCAAGACCTTGCCCCCGGAATTATTGATAAAAAAGAAAGGCTGTTAGCTGAAACCTCTCTAGAAGACACACGGTCTAAAGAGGAATTAAAAAAATTGCCCTCAATCCTCAAGCTTCCTTCAGCATCTGATGCTAGGGGATTATTCCGACTTACTGCAACTAACCAAACGGGATGTGTTGCTTACTTATCTGTGGGACGTAAAACACTCCATCAATATACACGCGGTCAAAGTTGCTATTGTCCAACACAAATAAATACACCTGTAACCCTAAAAAAAGATGATGGTTCACGAGAAAAAGTTTTAAACCAGGCTGGGTTAGAGGTTCATCAAGTCTCGGAAAAACCACCATTTTTGGATCAGTGGCCCACTCCAAACCCTCTTGAGATTGTTGTTACATTGCGGCAACCCCAGGATGACCCTGATTGTATAGCTTCCCTTGTGGAATCACTACGCTATAGCTTTGGTCATTATAGCGAGTGGACTGTTTTACCTGCTCCCTTGTTTTTTGAGCGTGTTGTGCGGGACTACATTAGCGAGTTTGCGATTGAAGATGAGGATACTGAAGTTGAGGTAGAGTCATAG
- a CDS encoding ParB/RepB/Spo0J family partition protein, protein MSKKDAAYTAKLKHANPIDLMFGGSEDEPATPSNKLTSTIPIQEIKLPPTQPRRYFDPKKLEELSLSIKELGILEPLIVRSQPDGSYELIAGERRFKAAIMAGLEEVPVVIKEMDDDTVKQVQLIENLQREDLNAYEETIGILELLALRLNSTQDEVISLLNRMEKANRKQADNVIRQKEKKESKTLDDVIHPSDDKKADNVIRQQEKEEGENADNVIRQNRNKKADNLIAREDIAIIEGVFSSVGRLSAESFRTNRLPLLNLPEDIKEALQKGSIEYTKARAIAKVKEDVKRAPLLQAAIKENLSLTEIQQRIRDIFAQEKADTTPSLKTQYKELSKQLGSSKVWDNPKKKKALEKLLNQIKVLLDEEQAITKT, encoded by the coding sequence GTGAGTAAAAAAGACGCAGCGTACACCGCAAAACTCAAACACGCTAACCCAATAGATTTAATGTTTGGCGGTAGCGAAGATGAACCCGCAACGCCATCTAACAAATTAACCAGCACAATTCCCATCCAGGAAATTAAATTACCGCCCACCCAACCCAGGCGTTATTTTGACCCCAAAAAGTTGGAAGAACTTTCGCTATCTATTAAAGAGCTAGGCATCCTCGAACCATTAATCGTGCGCTCTCAACCAGATGGAAGTTACGAACTCATTGCGGGCGAGCGTCGTTTCAAAGCAGCTATTATGGCCGGGTTGGAGGAAGTGCCTGTTGTCATCAAGGAAATGGACGACGACACGGTTAAGCAGGTGCAATTAATTGAAAACCTCCAGCGTGAAGATTTGAATGCGTATGAGGAAACAATCGGAATTTTGGAGTTACTGGCACTGCGCCTGAATTCAACCCAGGATGAGGTAATTAGCCTGCTCAACCGTATGGAAAAAGCCAACCGAAAACAAGCGGATAACGTTATCCGCCAAAAAGAAAAGAAGGAAAGCAAAACCCTTGATGATGTTATCCATCCTTCAGATGATAAAAAAGCGGATAACGTTATCCGCCAACAAGAAAAGGAGGAAGGAGAGAACGCGGATAATGTTATCCGCCAAAACAGAAATAAAAAAGCGGATAACCTAATCGCAAGAGAAGATATTGCCATAATCGAGGGCGTATTTTCTTCTGTTGGCAGGCTTTCAGCCGAATCCTTCCGTACTAATCGCCTGCCATTACTCAATCTCCCTGAAGATATTAAAGAGGCACTGCAAAAGGGGTCAATTGAGTACACCAAAGCGCGTGCGATCGCTAAAGTGAAGGAGGATGTAAAACGCGCTCCTTTACTGCAAGCAGCAATCAAAGAGAATTTATCACTTACAGAAATCCAACAGAGGATACGAGATATCTTCGCTCAGGAGAAAGCAGACACTACCCCATCACTTAAAACCCAGTACAAGGAATTAAGCAAACAACTTGGTTCATCCAAAGTCTGGGATAACCCGAAGAAAAAGAAAGCGTTGGAGAAATTGCTCAATCAAATTAAAGTACTCTTGGATGAAGAACAAGCCATTACAAAAACTTAA
- a CDS encoding ParA family protein, whose product MTKTRIITLFNQSGGVAKTTLTHNLGYHLAANKHRVLLVDMDPQASLTNFLGVDPEELEKTVYNAIIDEEPLFVYPEKIQGMALAPTNINLSAAELLLPAATAREYRLHEALAPIRDDYDFILIDCPPSLGILSILSLTAATHILVPIQCQFKSFLGTDLLLDTVARVKKKLNKGLQIAGFIPTMLDSRTAQETRTLQAVEEQLSQIGTIYPPIPKSIAFADASERRMPLGMYDKKHPAVKILNKIAKELDKLKVESSG is encoded by the coding sequence GTGACTAAAACTCGCATCATTACGTTATTCAACCAGTCAGGGGGCGTTGCCAAAACAACTTTGACGCACAATCTGGGCTACCATCTCGCAGCCAACAAGCACCGCGTTCTACTCGTGGACATGGACCCACAGGCATCTTTAACCAACTTCTTGGGTGTAGACCCTGAAGAACTAGAAAAAACTGTCTATAACGCGATAATTGATGAAGAACCATTATTTGTCTACCCTGAAAAAATCCAGGGTATGGCACTGGCACCCACCAATATCAATTTAAGTGCCGCCGAACTCCTCCTACCAGCTGCCACCGCACGTGAATATCGCCTCCATGAAGCCCTTGCCCCCATCCGCGATGATTACGACTTTATCCTCATTGATTGTCCCCCGTCCCTTGGCATTTTAAGTATCCTCAGTTTGACTGCTGCTACCCACATTCTCGTACCTATTCAGTGTCAATTTAAATCCTTCCTGGGTACTGACCTACTGCTTGATACTGTCGCCAGGGTTAAAAAAAAGCTCAACAAAGGACTACAAATTGCTGGGTTTATTCCCACAATGCTCGATAGCCGCACCGCACAAGAAACCCGCACTCTCCAAGCTGTGGAAGAACAACTTTCCCAAATTGGTACGATATATCCTCCTATCCCCAAATCTATCGCCTTTGCGGATGCCTCCGAGCGCAGAATGCCGTTGGGAATGTATGATAAGAAACACCCCGCAGTCAAAATCCTAAATAAGATTGCCAAAGAGTTAGACAAATTAAAAGTGGAGTCGTCGGGCTAA